In Nostoc piscinale CENA21, the genomic stretch TCAACTTCAATAATATTCAAGGGATACTGTTTGGGAACAAGTTGCGTTTCTAGTCGATTCGGCACACCCAACCATTCAATTTCATAGTTTGGCAGTTTTTCTGCCAGTGCGATCGCCGGAAACAAATGTCCACCAGTCCCACTGGCAGCTATGAGTAATCTTATCGGTGCGTTTGTCATCAAACCTCTACCGTTTAGCGCCTAGCTTAACTAAGATAAAACAATTTCCCGACCTTCATGAATAAAATCAGTAAACTGTTACCAATGACTAACATTATTCCTATATTCCGCAAACGCCAACCCCGGTTTTTAACTCCAAGTTGGCTGTTATTATCGCTGCTGACACTTGGTTTAACTAGCAGTTTACACAGTGTGCAAGCAGCCACTCCCCCAACTCCACCAGCAGAACTAAATAATTTACTAACACAAATTGATACAGCCGCTAGTAAAGGCAATGCTCAAGCCGTACTTCAATTCTACAGTCCCAATTTTACCAATGGAGATGGCTTAAACCGTACAAACTTGGAAAAAGCCCTGGTGACTCTTTGGAAACAATACCCCCAATTACGCTACACCACAAAGCTGCAATCATGGAAATCTGAAGGTAATGCCATTATTGCCGAAACAGTCACTAACATTTCTAGCGCCTCATCCACTAACGCTAATAACTTGGCGCTGAATGCCACAATCACATCCCGTCAAAGAATTGCAGGCGGCAAAATTGTCAGTCAAGAAATCTTAGGAGAACGGACTCTGATTACTAGAGGTAATCAGCCACCCCAACTAGATGTGAAATTACCCCAGCAAGTAAAAGTTGGGCAGCAGTATAGTTTTGATGCCATTGTGAAAGAACCATTGGGAGAGGATTTTCTACTAGGGGCAGCAATGGAAGAACCTGTCAAAATCGAAAAATATCTCAACCCTGCACCTTTAGATTTGCAATTACTCACATCCGGTGGCATCTTTAAAGTTGGACGCGCCCCTGCAACTCCTGGTAATCACTGGGTTTCTGCCGTGGTTGTTCGGGGTGAAGGAATCACAATGGTAAGTCAGCGTTTAAGAGTAGTTAAATGAAGTCTGAAGCACATAGCCCTCAGACTGAAGTCTGGAGCTATACAAACTAAACCCACCTGCGCGGGTTTGATATCCTTCAATCTTCACCTTGGTCAATAGTTCAGAATTATTGGACAATTAACACTGGACTATTGACTATTGACTAACAATGATTTCCCTACAAAATCAAATTGTGTTAATTACTGGTGCAAGCAGTGGAATAGGTACTGCTTGTGCCAAAGTTTTTGCTGGTGCTGGTGCAAAGTTGATTTTAGCGGCGCGACGGCTGGAACGTTTGCAGCAGTTAGCAGACAGCTTAAACCAAGAATTTGGGACAACCACTCATTTATTACAGCTAGATGTGCGCGATCGCCCTGCGGTAGAATCAGCAATCAATAGTCTGCCTGCTGAATGGTCGAATATAGACATTCTCATCAACAACGCCGGTTTGAGTCGCAGTTTAGATAAGCTGCACGAAGGCGACTTTCAAGACTGGGAAGAAATGATAGATACCAATATCAAAGGTTTGCTTTACCTCACCCGCTATGTCGTTCCGGGAATGGTCAGCCGTGGTCGTGGTCATGTGGTCAATCTTGGTTCCATCGCCGGACATCAAACTTACCCTGGTGGGAATGTTTACTGTGCAACGAAAGCTGCGGTTAAAGCAATTTCGGAAGGTTTAAAACAAGACTTGTTAGGTACTCCAGTCCGCGTTACTTCTGTTGATCCTGGGATGGTAGAAACAGAATTTAGTGAAGTGCGGTTTCATGGCGACGCGGAACGCGCCAAGCGAGTTTATCAAGGCGTAAATCCCTTAACTGCTGATGATATTGCTGATGTGATATTTTTCTGCACCACGCGATCGCCCCACGTTAACATTAACGAAGTCATCCTCATGCCAGTAGATCAAGCCAGCGCCACTCTCGTCCATCGTCATCATTAAGTACTTTATATTACGGCTAAAATCTTTATACTTAGAAAGTTTATAGATATGTAGGTTGGTGAAACGAAGTCAAACTTAATAAATACAAGGTTTTAATTTTTGATTTTTGTTTCTCAACCTACATTTGCAGTATTTTAAATCAGTATATTTTTTAACGTCTTACTTAAAACTTTAACAATTACTTGCAACTCATACTCATTTCGACTATGATTTATTTAAAGAAATCAAATAAATCATCCCAGCTATGGAGAGCCTTGTTATCGGTGTATTTGCTAGTCTAGGAGCCGGACTAGCTACAGCCATCGGAGCCTTACCTGTTTTACTCCCAATTAACTTAACGCAACGAGTACAAGGAATCATGCTGGGGTTTGGTGGGGGAGTGATGTTAGCGGCCACATCCTTTTCATTAATTATGCCAGGGACAGAAGCCGCAATGGCTCAAGGTTTATCCCAAACAAATGCGGCATTAATTATTGTTGCAGGGATGTTGTTAGGAGGAGCATTCCTCCAACTAGCTCATCGTTTTTTACCCCACGAACACTTTTTTAAAGGCAAGGAAAACTTTCATGGCAATAATCTTAAGCGAATTTGGCTTTTTATTGCCGCAATTACTATTCATAACTTCCCCGAAGGATTAGCCGTCGGCGTGAATTTTGGCAATAATAATATTAGTGATGGCATTCCCGTAGCCTTGGGAATTGGCTTACAAAATATTCCCGAAGGTTTAGTAGTTGCCTTATCATTAGTTGCTGAGAAATATTCAGCCACTTATGCTTTATGGATTTCTTTACTCACAGGTTTAGTCGAACCCATTGGTGGTTTAATTGGTGCTGGTGTGGTGAGTATTGCTAATTTTGTTTTACCTTGGGCAATGGCATTTGCAGCCGGAGCAATGTTATTTGTCATTAGTGATGAAATCATCCCCGAATCACATCGCAAAGGCTTAGAAAAAGAAGGAACATTCGGTGTCATGTTTGGCTTTGTAGTGATGATGTTTTTAGATATTGCTCTGGGATAATTTAGCTAGTACAACAAGGCAAAAGTAAAAAATCAAAAGGAAAAAGAAAAAATATTGATACTACAAGCCTTTTAGTAATTCCTTATGGTCTGTTTATTTACGCCATGCTGTACTAGTGAGAAAGTTAATTAACCAGTTAATTTGTCATTTGTCATTGGTAAAAGTTTGATTTTATTTCTCAAAAAACAGTACACCTAAAATTACAGTTTTCCATTCTCAACTTTCACAAATAATTTCCAACTCAAAAGGAGCGAATTATGAACTTCACTCGCTTTGAACATCTTAACCTTGCTTGCAAAGACATTGCAGCCAGCCAAAAATTTTATCAAACTCTATTTCCTGATTGGTATGTACGTGCTGAAGGTGTGTATAACGGTAGTCGTTGGTTACATTTTGGTAATGACCAATTTTATTTAACTTTGAATGATTATTCAGAGCAGAATCGAGTGTCACAACCCTACGAAAGCATTGGTATTAATCACGTCGGCTTTGTCATTAAAGACGGCGAAGGAATGCAAAAATTGCTAGAAAACGCGGGGATTGAATATTACACACTTACAGCACCAGAAACCAAGCACAGAATCTATGTCAATGACCCCGATGGTAATGAAATTGAGTTAGTAGAATATCAACCAGATTATGCGCTGAGGTAAATATAATTCCTAGACATTACTTGTGAATTAACAAAACAGAATACATCCGCTACTTCGCCAGAATTCTCTAATTGAATTCTGTGCGAGTAGTAGTGCTTTACCTCACGCTCTTATTCTGATACCAATTCACGAAATTACAGTATCAAAACTTTACCATTCACCGACATAAGTACCTAAAGAACGGGCGCTGTGTATCAAATAACTGCCGGGATCGACGGGTGATGGGCTTTTAGCGACTACATCTGCAATGGGAACAGGGACGACTTGCCCATTTTGCCAAGCTACCATCTGGTCGTATTTTTCTTGAGCAATTAAATCTACAGCAGCTTTGCCAAAAACTGTAGCTGTGAGTCTGTCTAAGGCAGAAGGAATTCCACCACGTTGAATATGTCCTAAAACAGAAACTCGTGTATCTACTTCATGGTTGGTACATTGAGTGATTTGGTCTGCAATGTATTGTCCCATGCCACATTTTAATGATGGGTATTTGTTATTGAGTTCTAAACCGCAACTGTTACCAAAATCAGCTACGCAAGGTGAAATACCTTCCGCAACGACAACAATGGCAAATTTCCGCCGCCAAGTATTTCGCAGTTCGTCGAGATGTTGGCATAAACCGGGAATTGTGTAAGTTACTTCGGGGATTAAAATTACATCTGCGCCGCCGGCAATACCGGAATGTAAAGCTAAATGTCCGGCGGTGCGTCCCATCACTTCCACAATCATGACGCGATCGTGGCTGGCGGCGGTAAATGTGAGACGATTGAGAGCATCGACAATTGTATTCACAGCCGAATCAAATCCGATCGCTCTTTCTGTTAAAGCAACGTCATTATCTATAGTTTTGGGAATCGTAATTAAATTCCAATTACCAAGCGTCGCTAGTTGATGAATAATATTCATACTGCCATCACCGCCAATGGCAATCAAGGCATCTAACTGTAATTCTGCGTAACTAGCAATCATCTCACCCGCACGGGCTAGGGTATCGCCTTTATTGATTGTGCCGAGAATAGTACCGCCCATATTCAGCAGGGGATCGATACCGCGCAAATCCCAACCGTGGACGCTGAGTGCGATCACTTGTCGCTCTAATAAACCTTGTGTAGCATAAGGAATACCAACAACTTCCCAATTGTATGTGAGTGTGGCATGACTCACAACTGCACGAATTACACAATTCAAACCCGGACAGTCGCCGCCACTAGTCAGAATACCAATACGTTTTTTCATATTTATATGTCATTTGTCCTTTGTTATTAGATCAGGACTTACGCAGAATCATGAAAAAACTTAGACGCGCAAGCGGCTTCCCGAAGGGTACCGCAAAGGACACGAAGTTAAGAGGATTCGAGAGGGTTCTTGCGTAAGTCCTATAGATGTCTCCCTTACACCCCTGCACCCTCGTACCCCACTCCCAGTTTTAGCCATGATAATAAGATGGTTCATAAACTCGCCCCCATTCAGGTTTATATGTCCGCAAAGCTTTCATATATTGGGCGCGTTCAAAGGCGCTGGGATTTGGGCAATTTTTCTGACTCATGCTACCTTGTAACTGCCGGACTGATTCATATTCGTGTTTTTCCATCCATTGGCGCATTTCCTCCTCAATGCAGTGAATGTGATTAATGCCTTGATGCAGCAGTACAGAACACAACATAGTAATATTTGCGCCCACCATCAGCATTTTTAAGACATCTTGGCCGTTGTGAATACCACTGGTTGCGGCTAAGTCGGCATTGATGCGATCATAGAGAATAGCAATCCAACGCAGAGGTAAGCGGATATCTTGGGGAGTGCTTAAAAGTACGTTTGGTTGGACTTCCAAGGTTTCGAGGTTGATATCTGGTTGATAAAATCGATTGAACAACACCAAAGCATCAGCCCCAGCATCATCTAAACGCTGGGCGAAATTGGCCATATTGGTAAAATAGGGACTCAGCTTGACTGCAACGGGAACATTCACAGAAGCTTTGACGTTACGCACCATATTGACGTAACTTTCCTCGATATCTTCTCCTGGAAGTTCCGTGTCAGTTTGGACGTAGTAAATATTTAATTCTAGTGCTGAAATACCTGCCTGTTTTAAAAGCCTAGCGTAGTCAGTCCAGCCATCTAAAGAAGAACCATTCAAGCTGGCAATAATGGGGATATCGACTTTTTCCTTAGCTTTGTGAATTAGTTCTAAATATTCGTCTGGGCCGATGCGAAATCTTTCTGGTTCAGGAAAATAAGTCAGAGATTCAGCAAAACTTTCTGTGCCATAAGTTAAGTGATGATGCAGTTCGTAACTTTCTAAGCTTAACTGTTCTTCAAACAGTGAGTGCATTACAACTGCACCAGCACCAGCATCTTCCATGCGTTGAATGTTATCAATATTTTCTGTTAATGGAGATGATGAGGGGACAAGGGGCGATCGCAATTGCATCCCCATGTATGTTGTAGTTATGTCCATATCACTTTATTCCTAAATAGTTGAGAGGTGTGAAGTAATGCGATTTCTTAAAACCCCTCTCCAAACCTCTCCCCGAAGCGGGGAGAGGCTTTGAATCTTCCTCCCCTGCCCTTGTAGGGAAGGGGTTGGGGGTTAGGTTTTGAGAGAAAGCTGAAGTATGAAATTTCACACTTCATACTTTTCTGCTGCTAAATATTGATATGTTTGCCATCGGGTATTGACATCGGCTTGGGCTTCTTGGAGTAACTGCTTGGCTGCTTCTGGGTTAATTTTGGTCAGCATCTTGAAGCGGTTTTCTAGATACATCGATTGTTCTATCGAGAGTTTTGGTGTGCGGGAGTCTAGTTGTAGGGGGTTTTCGCCAAGGTTGCGGAGTTCTGGGTTATACCTATACAGTAGCCATCTACCTGAATCAACGGCGGCTTTTTGATTGTGCATACCTTGGCTCAAATCTATGCCGTGGGCAATGCAATGACTGTAAGCGATAATTAATGATGTCCCAGGATAAGCCTCGGCTTCTAAAAAGGCTTTGAGCGTTTGTTCATCTCTCGCACCCATCGCCACACTCGCAACGTAGACGTTACCGTAAGTCATGGCGATTAAACCTAAGTCTTTTTTGGGTGCAGGTTTACCACCAGCAGCAAATTTGGCGACGGCGGCTTTAGGAGTGGATTTGGACATCTGTCCGCCTGTGTTGGAATACACTTCTGTGTCAAGCACTAAAATATTCACATTGCGACCACTGGCGAAGACGTGATCTAGTCCCCCAAAGCCGATGTCATAAGCCCAACCATCACCGCCAATAATCCAGACGCTCTTTTTAACGAGGTAGTCGGCAATACTCAGCAGTTCTTTGGCTTTGGGGTGATTAATAATTTCTAGCTTGTGTTTGAGGATAGCAATGCGATCGCGTTGTTCGCAAATATCGGCTTCATCTTTCTGCACAGCATTCAAAATACTATTTGCTAGTTCTTCTCCTACCACTGGCGCGAGTAAAGTCAGCATTTCGGCGGCGAATTGGGCTTGTTTATCAATAGAAATGCGAAAACCTAACCCAAATTCGGCGTTATCTTCAAATAAACTATTAGACCAAGCAGGGCCTCGTCCTTCGGCGTTTTGTGTCCAAGGTGTTGTCGGTAAGTTACCACCATAAATCGAAGAACAACCTGTGGCGTTGGCAACAATCATGCGATCGCCAAACAACTGTGTTGCTAATTTAATATAGGGAGTTTCCCCACAACCGCCGCAAGCACCAGAAAATTCAAATAGCGGTTCTTGCATTTGCTGTTGGTTGATATGATTTAGCTTCAAGTTGCGTCTATCAGGGTTGGGAAGATTTAAGAAGAAATCCCAATTTTGCCGTTCAGCTTCTCGCAATGGGGGTTGCGGTTCCATATTGATAGCTTTTTTGCGCGTTTCGCTTTTATTCTTCGCCGGACACACATCTACACAAATACCGCAACCTGTACAATCTTCGGCGGCTACTTGGATAGTGTATTTTAAGCCGTGCCAATCATGGTCTTTGGCATTGGTACTCTTAAAAGTGGGCGGTGCATTTTCTAGTTCTTGGGGTTCGTAAACCTTGCTACGAATCACACTGTGAGGACACACCATCACACATTTACCACACTGCACGCAGACATCTGCATCCCATACAGGAATTTCTTGGGTAATGTTGCGTTTTTCCCATTTAGCAGTTCCGGTGGGGTAAGTTCCATCCACAGGTAACGCACTCACAGGTAAATCATCGCCACATTTAGCAATCATTGTACCTAGCACTTCCCGCACGAAAGTTGGTGCAGTATCGGGTACAGGTGAGCGCAGTTTAATGTGACTATCTATACCTGCTGGAACTTTGACTTTATGGAGATTATCTAAGCTGCGGTCTACGGCGTTGAGGTTCATTTGGACAATTTCATTGCCCTTTTTGCCGTAGGATTTGGTAATTGATTGCTTGATTTGGGCGATCGCTTCTTCTCGTAACAACACACCAGACAAGGCAAAAAAGCATACTTGCATTACCGTATTTATTCTGCCGCCCATCCCCGCTTCGCGGGCAACTTTATAAGCATTAATTACATAAAATTTGAGTTGTTTTGCAATAATTTGTGTTTGGACTAATCTCGGTAATTTCTGCCAAACATCTTCTACATTGTAAGGACTATTTAATAAGAAAGTTCCACCAGGAATAATATGCGCCAACATATCAAACTGTTCTAAAAATCCCCATTGGTGACAGGCGACAAAGTTGGCTTGGCTAATTAAATAAGTGGAGTGAATAGGTTGAGAACCGAAGCGGAGATGGGAAACCGTCACCGAACCAGATTTTTTCGAGTCGTAGACAAAATAACCTTGGGCGTAATTATCAGTTTCCTCGCCAATAATTTTGATGGAGTTTTTATTTGCACCCACAGTTCCATCGGAACCCAAACCATAGAAAATTGCCCGGACTATATTATCTGGTTCAATGTGAAATTCTGGGTCATAATCTAAGCTGGTATGGGTGACATCATCGTTAATACCAATGGTGAAATGATTTTTGGGTGTAGTCTCTGCCAAATTATCAAACACAGCTTTAATCATCGCCGGTGTAAATTCTTTGGAAGATAAACCATATCTTCCACCCACTACACCCTTACACCCCTGCACCCCTACACCCCAAACTTCATGCAAAGCAGTGATGACATCCAAATACAATGGTTCACCGGACGCGCCAGGTTCTTTAGTTCTGTCTAAAACGGCAATGCTGCGAGTCGTGGCGGGTAATGCAGCGATAAATCTTTGGCTATCAAAGGGACGATACAACCGCACTTTGACTACACCAACTTTTTCACCACGGGCATTGAGATAATCTACGGTTTCTTGGACGGCTTCGCAACCAGAACCCATAATCACGATAATTCTTTCGGCGGTGCGATCGCCATAATATTCAAATAATTGATATTGTCGCCCTGTCATTTGGGCGAACTCATCCATAATTTTTTGGGTGATATCTGGACAAGCATCATAATAAGAATTAACTGTTTCTCTGGCTTGAAAATAAACATCAGGGTTTTGGGCTGTACCCCGTAACACTGGTTTATCAGGAGTTAAGGCGCGGGAACGATGGGCAAATACTAATTCATTGGGGATGAATGCGCGTAAATCTTCTTCATTTAATAGTTCTAATTTATCAACTTCGTGGGAAGTGCGAAAACCATCAAAGAAATGTAAAAAAGGAAGGCGAGATTCTAAACTTGCTCTTGTAGAAATTAAAGCAAAATCATGGGCTTCTTGCACAGAGGCGGCGCATAACATTGCAAAACCAGTCCCACGACAAGCCATAACATCACTATGGTCGCCAAAAATTGAGAGACCTTGGGCGGCGAGCGATCGCGCAGCAATATGAAATACTGTAGGTGTGAGTTCTCCCGCTATTTTGTACATATTCGGGATCATCAACAATAATCCCTGAGATGCTGTGAATGTGGTTGTTAAAGAACCTGTTTGTAAAGCACCATGCACTGCACCTGCTACGCCGCCTTCACTCTGCATCTGTACTACTGTTGGTACAGTTCCCCAAATATTTGGTTTACTTTCACTCGCCCAAGCATCCGCCCATTCAGCCATCGGCGAAGAAGGAGTAATTGGATAAATTGCTATGACTTCATTCAGTCGATAGACAACTTGAGCTACTACCTCATTACCATCTATGGTTGCAAAGGTTCTCTGATTCATTTTCCTGTCTTCCCTCTGCCTTTGGCTTTTCTTCTAGACTTTGCTGTTTCTAAGTTGAAGTTAGGAGAAAAACATGAGGAAGTTGTGAGGAAAATTACATATTCGGACACCCAGGCATATTATCTCCAAGCAGCAACCGTGCCAGACTGGGTAAAGCTTCACCGTATGTAGGATGGATGTGAACCGATCGCTCTAACAATTGCCAAGTTGCTCCTGCTTCCATCAGGGATAAAAATACATGAACTAGTTCAGCAGTTTCGTACCCTACTAAGGTTGCTCCCAGGATTTTGTCTGTTTCGCGGTCGATTACCATCCGATAAAATCCGAGGTCATGCCCCCACTCGATCGCACGCGCAATTTGGCTCATGGGTAAGGTGACAGTATGGGCGTTGATACCTTGTTTCTGAGCCTGTTCTAAGGTCATACCCACCCGCCCTACCTGGGGTTCTGTGTAAACAGCATAACCAAGGACGCGATCGCTGCGTGTGCGGTTTTCTCCACACAAAATTGCTTTTAAGCGGCGATAGTCTTCCCATGACACATGGGTAAAAGCAGGCTGTTTGGCAGCATCTCCGATGGCATAGACTCCAGAACAGGTAGTCTGGAACTGGTCATCAATTTTGACAAAGCCTCGCTCGTCTAGCTCAATGCCGCTGGCGGTTGCATTTAAGGCACTTGTATTGGGTTTGCGTCCAATCGCCACCAGCAACGCTTCTCCCTGGAGTTGTTCGCCATTGCTCAGGGTTAAACTAAACACATTATTCTCGTGGGCGACGTGATTCACATTGACTCCAAAGTGGAGATGTATCCCATCCTGCTTGAATGCTTCTGCTAAGACCTTGCTGACATCAGGCTCTTCCTGTCCAAGGACGCGATCGCCCCGCACAATTAAGTGGGTCTGACTGCCCAACCGCGCTAGTCCTTGTCCCAATTCCAAGCCAATATAGCCGCCTCCAATCACCAATAAACGGGCTGGTAAGGTATTCAAGTCAAAGAAGTTACGGTTAGTTAAGTAGGGCGTTCCGGCAAGTCCGGGAATATCAGGAATTAGTGATGACGTGCCTGTGTTAATAATTACTAGAGGAGCCTGAAAGTTAACATCCCCACCTTTGACCGTCCGTTCACCGACAAAAGCAGCTTCGGCACAAATGACTTTAACACCCGCAGTCTCCAATCGCTTGTGAATCCCTTGATTAAAGGTGCTGCGGATGCCCCGAACTCGCTCCATGACCGCAGGGAAATCCACTTGAACCTCTGTGTGGATGCCTAACTTCTGACTCTGGCGCGCCCGACCTGCTGCATGAGCCGCTGCTAAGAACGCTTTGGACGGAGTGCAACCATAGTTAATGCAACTGCCACCTAAAGCATCCCGCTCAAACAAGACAACCTTACGTCCTTCATTGGCAAAATCAGCCGCCAGTGGAATGCCTCCTTGACCACTGCCGATCACGATGACATCTGCTGTTTCCATCAGCGCGACACTCCTTGGAGATAGTTGGCTTTCATCACACTCTCACACTCAAAGTTAAAACCTCTCTGCCTATTGAGGTAGGTGTGGATTAAGCGATGACATTTAAACCTAGCGAAGTCCACCAGCAATGTACAGCGTTTCGCCAGTGATCCAGGCTGAATCGGCAGAAGCCAGGAAGACAACAGCAGGGGCGATGTCTTGTGGCTGCCCAATCCTACCCAGTGGTGTTTGCGCTTCAATCTGTTGGCGGCCTTCACCCTCAGTAATTCCTGCTGTGTGCGTACCCTCAGTTTCCACCATGCCAGGATTAATGGAGTTGACTCGAATCTGGCGGGGGCCTAACTCTTTAGCTAACGACTTTGTGATAGCATCAACAGCCGCTTTGGTAGCACTATAGATTGAGGCGTTCGCAGGTGTAAAAGTGCTGACGAGAGAACTGATATTGATAATGCTACCGCCTGTCGAACCGAAGTGCTTTATGGCTTGTTGTGAGGCGAGGATTAATCCCAACACATTCAAATCGAATTGCTTGTGGAAGTGTTCTTCGGTGATGTTTTCAAGTGGGGAAAATTCATAAATTCCAGCATTGTTGACTAAAATATCCAGCCTACCGAATGTTTGCTGTGTCTGTGCAAACAGATGTTCAATCTCTGCTTTTTTGGCAACATTTGCCTGGAGAGCGATCGCCTTGCCTCCGTTGCTGACAATCTCGTCAACTACACGATTGGCTGCTTCTTGGCTAGATGCGTAGTTGACGACAACGCCTGCACCTTCGGCTGCCAGATGTTTGGCGATTGAGGCACCAATACCTTTCGACGCACCTGTAACGACTGCGATTTTGCCATCTAGTTTTGTCATACCTGTGATTCCTGTGGTTGTTGGGTTTAAGATATCTGTCCGAAATAGGTGCGAACTTAGATAACTGCATCCGCGATCGCTAACTAATCGATCAATTGCTACTTAATAGGTTGATACATAGCTGAATTTCAGCAGTCTAATTTTGATGATCTGATTGCGCGTTCCGGGACTGATCTTACTTTCAATCAGTTATCGTGATTAGTTAATTTTTGGTTAAACTTAGACTATCGATGTTCTTAATTTAAAATACCAGTTAACTTAGAGCGTACACACTTAGTGACATCAACGAGTAACGATAAAAGCACCCAGAGCGATCGCTACAACATATCATGAACATAAATAGGTTCCAATCAGGTGTGATATTATTTAACGCTGATTCCAGTCAAATTACTCCAGTTATTTGATTTAAAACAAAATTATCAGGTTGTGCGTGGTATTTGTAATGTTCTGTGTGAAAAACTGTGAACTGAGACGCACAACTCTAGATATTGCACAATAAATTTAGTTCGTTGTGGTGACTACCAACAAATGCCAACTACACTTGCTGACGCACAAAATTTAGTTTCTGACCTCATCTCCCGCTACTCATCCCGTGTAGATTATTTGA encodes the following:
- a CDS encoding SDR family oxidoreductase, which encodes MISLQNQIVLITGASSGIGTACAKVFAGAGAKLILAARRLERLQQLADSLNQEFGTTTHLLQLDVRDRPAVESAINSLPAEWSNIDILINNAGLSRSLDKLHEGDFQDWEEMIDTNIKGLLYLTRYVVPGMVSRGRGHVVNLGSIAGHQTYPGGNVYCATKAAVKAISEGLKQDLLGTPVRVTSVDPGMVETEFSEVRFHGDAERAKRVYQGVNPLTADDIADVIFFCTTRSPHVNINEVILMPVDQASATLVHRHH
- a CDS encoding ZIP family metal transporter, which translates into the protein MESLVIGVFASLGAGLATAIGALPVLLPINLTQRVQGIMLGFGGGVMLAATSFSLIMPGTEAAMAQGLSQTNAALIIVAGMLLGGAFLQLAHRFLPHEHFFKGKENFHGNNLKRIWLFIAAITIHNFPEGLAVGVNFGNNNISDGIPVALGIGLQNIPEGLVVALSLVAEKYSATYALWISLLTGLVEPIGGLIGAGVVSIANFVLPWAMAFAAGAMLFVISDEIIPESHRKGLEKEGTFGVMFGFVVMMFLDIALG
- a CDS encoding VOC family protein; translated protein: MNFTRFEHLNLACKDIAASQKFYQTLFPDWYVRAEGVYNGSRWLHFGNDQFYLTLNDYSEQNRVSQPYESIGINHVGFVIKDGEGMQKLLENAGIEYYTLTAPETKHRIYVNDPDGNEIELVEYQPDYALR
- a CDS encoding ATP-dependent 6-phosphofructokinase, whose protein sequence is MKKRIGILTSGGDCPGLNCVIRAVVSHATLTYNWEVVGIPYATQGLLERQVIALSVHGWDLRGIDPLLNMGGTILGTINKGDTLARAGEMIASYAELQLDALIAIGGDGSMNIIHQLATLGNWNLITIPKTIDNDVALTERAIGFDSAVNTIVDALNRLTFTAASHDRVMIVEVMGRTAGHLALHSGIAGGADVILIPEVTYTIPGLCQHLDELRNTWRRKFAIVVVAEGISPCVADFGNSCGLELNNKYPSLKCGMGQYIADQITQCTNHEVDTRVSVLGHIQRGGIPSALDRLTATVFGKAAVDLIAQEKYDQMVAWQNGQVVPVPIADVVAKSPSPVDPGSYLIHSARSLGTYVGEW
- a CDS encoding dihydroorotate dehydrogenase-like protein: MDITTTYMGMQLRSPLVPSSSPLTENIDNIQRMEDAGAGAVVMHSLFEEQLSLESYELHHHLTYGTESFAESLTYFPEPERFRIGPDEYLELIHKAKEKVDIPIIASLNGSSLDGWTDYARLLKQAGISALELNIYYVQTDTELPGEDIEESYVNMVRNVKASVNVPVAVKLSPYFTNMANFAQRLDDAGADALVLFNRFYQPDINLETLEVQPNVLLSTPQDIRLPLRWIAILYDRINADLAATSGIHNGQDVLKMLMVGANITMLCSVLLHQGINHIHCIEEEMRQWMEKHEYESVRQLQGSMSQKNCPNPSAFERAQYMKALRTYKPEWGRVYEPSYYHG
- the nifJ gene encoding pyruvate:ferredoxin (flavodoxin) oxidoreductase encodes the protein MNQRTFATIDGNEVVAQVVYRLNEVIAIYPITPSSPMAEWADAWASESKPNIWGTVPTVVQMQSEGGVAGAVHGALQTGSLTTTFTASQGLLLMIPNMYKIAGELTPTVFHIAARSLAAQGLSIFGDHSDVMACRGTGFAMLCAASVQEAHDFALISTRASLESRLPFLHFFDGFRTSHEVDKLELLNEEDLRAFIPNELVFAHRSRALTPDKPVLRGTAQNPDVYFQARETVNSYYDACPDITQKIMDEFAQMTGRQYQLFEYYGDRTAERIIVIMGSGCEAVQETVDYLNARGEKVGVVKVRLYRPFDSQRFIAALPATTRSIAVLDRTKEPGASGEPLYLDVITALHEVWGVGVQGCKGVVGGRYGLSSKEFTPAMIKAVFDNLAETTPKNHFTIGINDDVTHTSLDYDPEFHIEPDNIVRAIFYGLGSDGTVGANKNSIKIIGEETDNYAQGYFVYDSKKSGSVTVSHLRFGSQPIHSTYLISQANFVACHQWGFLEQFDMLAHIIPGGTFLLNSPYNVEDVWQKLPRLVQTQIIAKQLKFYVINAYKVAREAGMGGRINTVMQVCFFALSGVLLREEAIAQIKQSITKSYGKKGNEIVQMNLNAVDRSLDNLHKVKVPAGIDSHIKLRSPVPDTAPTFVREVLGTMIAKCGDDLPVSALPVDGTYPTGTAKWEKRNITQEIPVWDADVCVQCGKCVMVCPHSVIRSKVYEPQELENAPPTFKSTNAKDHDWHGLKYTIQVAAEDCTGCGICVDVCPAKNKSETRKKAINMEPQPPLREAERQNWDFFLNLPNPDRRNLKLNHINQQQMQEPLFEFSGACGGCGETPYIKLATQLFGDRMIVANATGCSSIYGGNLPTTPWTQNAEGRGPAWSNSLFEDNAEFGLGFRISIDKQAQFAAEMLTLLAPVVGEELANSILNAVQKDEADICEQRDRIAILKHKLEIINHPKAKELLSIADYLVKKSVWIIGGDGWAYDIGFGGLDHVFASGRNVNILVLDTEVYSNTGGQMSKSTPKAAVAKFAAGGKPAPKKDLGLIAMTYGNVYVASVAMGARDEQTLKAFLEAEAYPGTSLIIAYSHCIAHGIDLSQGMHNQKAAVDSGRWLLYRYNPELRNLGENPLQLDSRTPKLSIEQSMYLENRFKMLTKINPEAAKQLLQEAQADVNTRWQTYQYLAAEKYEV